One Clupea harengus chromosome 11, Ch_v2.0.2, whole genome shotgun sequence DNA window includes the following coding sequences:
- the rundc3b gene encoding RUN domain-containing protein 3B isoform X1 encodes MAALSLGLSGVRKRAAARCSAVERKNLITVCRFSVKTLIDRSCFETVDDSSPEFTNFVSILEQILSHRLKGQLSWFGYESARSFWDYIRLACSKVPHSCIHSIESMENVRSSRAKGRAWIRVALMEKRLSEYISAGLRDIKTTRRFYEDGAIMLGEEAGLLADTLIGLNAIDFSFCLKGEGLDGSFPAVIDYTPYLKFIQTSDSISSDEEEMRTLGSSGSEASTPESNMAAALLCDQSSWFSKCKRVEQKYRVVLEQKGYLEELVRLREAQLAECVSQNKVLMQRFSDTELSHKLEKEQFEFIILELQDQLTVLKNHDLRSRQELTAHLTNQWPSPGTIDTNAVALDTLLYRKHTGQWEEKSFQSLEQLSVDMSLSQTSLDPAQAHSHTHSLEGKASLTHWHREGKEDTPSLRGLCGSLTSVGSFKSLTSLKSSECLASPTTEITSPGLTPS; translated from the exons GTTCTCTGTGAAGACACTGATTGACCGCTCATGCTTTGAGACCGTAGATGACTCCTCTCCGGAATTCACCAACTTTGTGTCCATCCTGGAGCAGATCCTCAGTCACCGGCTCAAAG gCCAGCTGAGCTGGTTTGGATATGAGAGTGCTCGGAGTTTCTGGGACTACATCCGGCTGGCCTGCAGTAAAGTCCCCCATTCCTGCATCCACAGCATCGAAAGCATGGAAAACGTCCGCAGCTCTAGAGCCaag GGGAGAGCTTGGATCAGAGTGGCTCTAATGGAGAAACGCTTGTCTGAGTACATCTCCGCTGGGCTGAGAGACATCAAAACCACCAG GAGGTTTTATGAGGACGGGGCGATCATGTTGGGGGAGGAGGCAGGGCTGCTGGCCGACACCCTAATCGGGCTCAATGCTATCGACTTCAG TTTTTGTCTAAAAGGTGAGGGCCTGGATGGAAGCTTTCCTGCAGTCATTGACTACACACCATACCTCAAGTTCATCCAGAC GTCAGACAGTATCAGcagtgatgaggaggagatgagaaccCTGGGCAGCAGTGGCAGTGAAGCCAGCACCCCGGAGTCCAACATGGCCGCCGCCCTCCTGTGCGACCAGAGCAGCTGGTTCAGCAAGTGCAAACGGGTGGAGCAGAAGTACAGAGTGGTGCTGGAGCAGAAG gGCTACTTGGAGGAGTTGGTGCGTCTGCGGGAGGCCCagttggctgagtgtgtgtctcagaatAAAGTCCTGATGCAGCGCTTCTCAGACACGGAGCTCAGCCACAAGCTGGAGAAAGAGCAATTTGAATTCATCATACTGGAGCTACAGGaccagct GACGGTGCTGAAGAACCATGACCTGCGCTCCAGACAAGAGTTGACTGCACACCTGACCAATCAGTGGCCTTCACCTGGAACCATTGATACTAATGCCGTTGCCCTGGATACACTCCTgtacaggaaacacacaggACAGTGGGAAGA AAAAAGCTTTCAGAGTCTGGAGCAGCTCTCTGTGGACATGAGTCTGTCCCAGACATCTCTTGATCCcgcacaagcacactcacacacacacagccttgagggCAAggccagcctcacacactggcacagagaAG GTAAAGAGGACACTCCATCATTACGTGGGCTCTGCGGCTCTCTGACGTCTGTGGGCAGTTTTAAGTCTCTGACCAGTCTCAAGTCCAGTGAGTGTTTGGCCAGTCCCACCACCGAGATCACCAGTCCAGGCCTCACGCCCTCATAA
- the rundc3b gene encoding RUN domain-containing protein 3B isoform X2, whose protein sequence is MFSVKTLIDRSCFETVDDSSPEFTNFVSILEQILSHRLKGQLSWFGYESARSFWDYIRLACSKVPHSCIHSIESMENVRSSRAKGRAWIRVALMEKRLSEYISAGLRDIKTTRRFYEDGAIMLGEEAGLLADTLIGLNAIDFSFCLKGEGLDGSFPAVIDYTPYLKFIQTSDSISSDEEEMRTLGSSGSEASTPESNMAAALLCDQSSWFSKCKRVEQKYRVVLEQKGYLEELVRLREAQLAECVSQNKVLMQRFSDTELSHKLEKEQFEFIILELQDQLTVLKNHDLRSRQELTAHLTNQWPSPGTIDTNAVALDTLLYRKHTGQWEEKSFQSLEQLSVDMSLSQTSLDPAQAHSHTHSLEGKASLTHWHREGKEDTPSLRGLCGSLTSVGSFKSLTSLKSSECLASPTTEITSPGLTPS, encoded by the exons GTTCTCTGTGAAGACACTGATTGACCGCTCATGCTTTGAGACCGTAGATGACTCCTCTCCGGAATTCACCAACTTTGTGTCCATCCTGGAGCAGATCCTCAGTCACCGGCTCAAAG gCCAGCTGAGCTGGTTTGGATATGAGAGTGCTCGGAGTTTCTGGGACTACATCCGGCTGGCCTGCAGTAAAGTCCCCCATTCCTGCATCCACAGCATCGAAAGCATGGAAAACGTCCGCAGCTCTAGAGCCaag GGGAGAGCTTGGATCAGAGTGGCTCTAATGGAGAAACGCTTGTCTGAGTACATCTCCGCTGGGCTGAGAGACATCAAAACCACCAG GAGGTTTTATGAGGACGGGGCGATCATGTTGGGGGAGGAGGCAGGGCTGCTGGCCGACACCCTAATCGGGCTCAATGCTATCGACTTCAG TTTTTGTCTAAAAGGTGAGGGCCTGGATGGAAGCTTTCCTGCAGTCATTGACTACACACCATACCTCAAGTTCATCCAGAC GTCAGACAGTATCAGcagtgatgaggaggagatgagaaccCTGGGCAGCAGTGGCAGTGAAGCCAGCACCCCGGAGTCCAACATGGCCGCCGCCCTCCTGTGCGACCAGAGCAGCTGGTTCAGCAAGTGCAAACGGGTGGAGCAGAAGTACAGAGTGGTGCTGGAGCAGAAG gGCTACTTGGAGGAGTTGGTGCGTCTGCGGGAGGCCCagttggctgagtgtgtgtctcagaatAAAGTCCTGATGCAGCGCTTCTCAGACACGGAGCTCAGCCACAAGCTGGAGAAAGAGCAATTTGAATTCATCATACTGGAGCTACAGGaccagct GACGGTGCTGAAGAACCATGACCTGCGCTCCAGACAAGAGTTGACTGCACACCTGACCAATCAGTGGCCTTCACCTGGAACCATTGATACTAATGCCGTTGCCCTGGATACACTCCTgtacaggaaacacacaggACAGTGGGAAGA AAAAAGCTTTCAGAGTCTGGAGCAGCTCTCTGTGGACATGAGTCTGTCCCAGACATCTCTTGATCCcgcacaagcacactcacacacacacagccttgagggCAAggccagcctcacacactggcacagagaAG GTAAAGAGGACACTCCATCATTACGTGGGCTCTGCGGCTCTCTGACGTCTGTGGGCAGTTTTAAGTCTCTGACCAGTCTCAAGTCCAGTGAGTGTTTGGCCAGTCCCACCACCGAGATCACCAGTCCAGGCCTCACGCCCTCATAA
- the slc25a40 gene encoding solute carrier family 25 member 40 — MSSQSFSKHSDITPFQQMVASCSGAILTSLLVTPLDVVKIRLQAQKTPLFKGKCFVYCNGLMDHLCVCENGNSKAWYKAPGQFSGTLDAFIKIIRGEGMASLWSGLPPTLVMAVPATMIYFTCYDQLCAIMRSRMGERADLAPLLAGAIARVGSATVISPLELIRTKLQSERQSYKELSAVIRSSVVNDGWLSLWRGWGPTILRDVPFSAMYWYNYEKAKVWLCEYHGTRDPTFTITFISGAVSGSIASIATLPFDVVKTRRQLELGELQAMNLSGQASSSTLQAMRRIVAQNGAAGLFAGFMPRLIKVAPACAIMISTYEYGKAFFRKRNQERERAPVTLHTSSS, encoded by the exons ATGAGTTCCCAAAGTTTTTCGAAGCACTCTGATATCACGCCGTTCCAGCAGATGGTTGCCTCTTGCTCTGGTGCTATACTTACATCGCTATTAG TCACACCCTTGGACGTTGTCAAGATCCGACTTCAGGCACAGAAAACCCCGCTGTTTAAAG GaaaatgttttgtatactgCAATGGACTCATGGATCACCTTTGCGTATGTGAGAATGGAAATTCAAAAGCATGGTACAAAGCCCCAGGTCAATTCAGTGGAACCCTG GATGCATTTATTAAGATTATACGTGGAGAAGGAATGGCATCGTTATGGAGCGGACTTCCACCAACTTT agtcaTGGCTGTGCCGGCAACGATGATTTATTTCACATGTTATGACCAGCTGTGTGCCATTATGAGGagcagaatgggagagagagctgatctCGCGCCGCTATTGGCTGGAGCCATCGCTCGGG TGGGCTCTGCTACAGTGATCAGCCCACTGGAGTTGATCCGCACAAAGCTGCAGTCAGAGAGGCAGTCCTATAAGGAGCTCAGTGCCGTGATTCGCTCTTCGGTAGTGAATGACGGTTGGCTCTCCCTATGGCGTGGTTGGGGCCCCACCATACTCAGAGATGTCCCATTCTCAG CCATGTACTGGTATAACTATGAGAAGGCAAaggtgtggctgtgtgagtaCCATGGCACCAGAGATCCCACATTCACCATCACCTTCATCTCCGGAGCTGTGTCTGGATCA ATCGCATCCATTGCCACACTGCCCTTCGACGTAGTGAAAACCAGGAGACAGCTGGAGCTCGGGGAGCTACAGGCTATGAACT tgtctggcCAGGCATCATCCTCTACACTGCAGGCGATGAGGAGAATAGTAGCCCAGAATGGAGCAGCAGGACTTTTTGCAG GGTTCATGCCCAGGTTAATCAAGGTGGCCCCGGCCTGTGCCATTATGATCAGCACGTACGAGTACGGCAAAGCCTTCTTCCGCAAGCGCaaccaggagagggagagggcgccGGTCACTCTCCACACGAGCAGCTCCTAA
- the dbf4 gene encoding protein DBF4 homolog A isoform X1, producing MYYSNGVRISCAFSKCASEYTIWIAIGILFSKWSFNFSNVNLFEMKPRSATRSSRSKSQDSKHDNNGQKKTQEKRQTTSCTKPLTGKVFYLDLPSNKRSETLENDIQTLGGTVEKFFSKDIRYLVSSKPEARYVQRLVRESPVPSPEATLSSPHPSSSKEGQRSSSLGPTVAVRVSRGKSLVEKVVKEQGRIKMNKMLSNALDWGVKILHLEDMRAYIEKKKPVISAQQKTNPPASKKNVKPTCYGRTSLQKHKASRISKPFVKVEDSSRRFRPHYLHMAQMPECNLTSTPPASPFQIQKRDSTPGPEKHAGKGKPRGREAKEKRKGGYCECCGVKYDKLTAHLKGEQHRAFVAGNQYQKLDALIAQLPWVFAQEPPTQRVKCSVATSPIRVPVVRDRTEEGGESKKEAHARREQRGPSLGASRLSLRKRGREPLSGTNRDASGEVCGLPESSRVKRGTFEWESCPTLWRALDDDSTLNSDKVTDTAAVEMTSGPQPVEGRKLRHTYQRRRLTLRSCLMNDQKHTDTLGSVPSEETVTLSGPGESKQDRAGQQDSIQGKCVDTTQQESKQVKPVESSQQDPIQEKLVEVMEHQPFRTLRPVVSRRQRQQLAQTKQRLVDHESVQAQNATDTPNPTPNALEDAAADFRTAEAFSPLRRRVRAERSWRRGWSLLRPPSPGSVTVEEEAGGSAQQVQDLWHLFQESDDLQEDFLGFAD from the exons ATGTATTATTCCAACGGTGTCAGAATTAGTTGCGCGTTTTCTAAAT GTGCCTCAGAGTACACTATATGGATAGCTATCGGTATCTTGTTTTCAAAATGGAGCTTTAACTTCAGCAACGTTAACTTATTTGAAATGAAGCCAAGAAGTGCTACAAGGTCTTCAAGGTCTAAGTCGCAAG ATTCTAAGCACGATAACAATGGTcaaaaaaagacacaagaaAAACGGCAGACAACGTCTTGTACCAAACCTCTAACTGGAAAGGTGTTCTACTTGGATTTACCGTCTAACAAACGAAGCGAAACACTCGAAAATGACATCCAAACGCTTGGAGGA ACTGTTGAGAAGTTCTTCAGCAAAGACATCAGGTATCTGGTCAGCAGCAAGCCCGAGGCCCGTTATGTGCAACGGCTGGTGCGGGAGTCTCCGGTCCCCAGCCCAGAGGCGACTCTCAGCTCCCCACACCCCAGCAGCAGCAAGGAGGGGCAGAGGAGCAGCTCCCTGGGGCCCACAGTTGCA GTGCGGGTCAGCCGAGGGAAGTCCTTGGTGGAGAAAGTGGTGAAGGAGCAG GGGCGCATTAAGATGAACAAGATGTTGTCCAATGCTCTGGATTGGGGAGTGAAAATCCTTCACCTTGAAG ACATGAGGGCATATATTGAGAAGAAGAAACCTGTCATTTCTGCACAGCAGAAGACAAACCCTCctgcaagcaaaaaaaat GTTAAACCAACATGTTACGGAAGGACCTCTCTTCAGAAACACaaag CTAGCAGGATCAGTAAACCTTTTGTGAAGGTGGAGGACTCAAGTAG GCGTTTCAGACCCCACTACCTCCACATGGCCCAGATGCCGGAGTGTAACTTAACTTCAACCCCGCCTGCCAGCCCTTTCCAAATACAAAAGAGAGACTCCACACCTGG GCCAGAGAAGCATGCCGGTAAAGGCAAACCCAGAGGGCGAGAGgctaaagagaagagaaagggaggataCTGTGAGTGCTGTGGAGTCAAATACGACAAACTCACAGCG CATCTGAAAGGAGAACAGCACCGGGCGTTCGTTGCTGGCAATCAGTACCAGAAGCTGGATGCCCTCATAGCACAGTTACCTTGGGTGTTTGCACAGGAGCCACCAACACAGAG GGTGAAGTGCAGTGTTGCCACCTCGCCCATCCGTGTACCAGTCgtgagagacagaacagaggaaGGCGGAGAAAGCAAAAAAGAAGCACACGCAAGACGAGAGCAACGGGGGCCGAGCTTGGGCGCATCACGCTTGTCCCTGCGAAAGCGAGGCCGGGAGCCCCTCTCTGGAACGAACAGAGACGCGTCAGGGGAGGTCTGTGGTCTTCCGGAATCTTCCAGGGTCAAACGGGGCACCTTCGAGTGGGAGTCCTGCCCCACGTTGTGGAGGGCTCTGGACGACGACTCCACTTTAAATTCGGACAAAGTTACTGACACTGCTGCCGTGGAAATGACCTCTGGGCCACAGCCGGTTGAGGGCAGGAAGCTGAGACACACCTATCAGAGGAGAAGACTTACTCTGCGTAGTTGTCTTATGAAtgaccaaaaacacacagacacacttggcTCTGTGCCTAGTGAGGAAACAGTGACTTTAAGTGGACCAGGTGAGTCAAAACAGGACAGAGCTGGACAACAGGACTCAATACAAGGCAAATGTGTAGACACCACACAGCAGGAGTCAAAACAGGTCAAACCTGTAGAAAGCTCACAGCAGGACCCAATACAGGAGAAACTTGTAGAAGTCATGGAGCATCAGCCATTTAGAACTCTCAGGCCTGTAGTCTCAAGACGGCAGCGACAGCAGCTAgctcaaacaaaacagaggcttgTGGACCACGAGTCTGTACAGGCTCAAAATGCCACAGACACCCCGAATCCCACGCCAAACGCACTTGAGGATGCAGCAGCGGACTTCAGAACAGCGGAAGCCTTCAGCCCCCTGCGGAGGCGAGTCAGGGCTGAacggagctggaggagaggctggTCCCTCCTCCGGCCTCCATCCCCTGGGTCAGTCAccgtggaggaggaggctgggggCTCGGCCCAGCAAGTGCAGGACTTGTGGCATCTCTTCCAGGAGAGCGATGACCTGCAGGAGGACTTCCTAGGTTTTGCTGATTAA
- the dbf4 gene encoding protein DBF4 homolog A isoform X2, translating to MKPRSATRSSRSKSQDSKHDNNGQKKTQEKRQTTSCTKPLTGKVFYLDLPSNKRSETLENDIQTLGGTVEKFFSKDIRYLVSSKPEARYVQRLVRESPVPSPEATLSSPHPSSSKEGQRSSSLGPTVAVRVSRGKSLVEKVVKEQGRIKMNKMLSNALDWGVKILHLEDMRAYIEKKKPVISAQQKTNPPASKKNVKPTCYGRTSLQKHKASRISKPFVKVEDSSRRFRPHYLHMAQMPECNLTSTPPASPFQIQKRDSTPGPEKHAGKGKPRGREAKEKRKGGYCECCGVKYDKLTAHLKGEQHRAFVAGNQYQKLDALIAQLPWVFAQEPPTQRVKCSVATSPIRVPVVRDRTEEGGESKKEAHARREQRGPSLGASRLSLRKRGREPLSGTNRDASGEVCGLPESSRVKRGTFEWESCPTLWRALDDDSTLNSDKVTDTAAVEMTSGPQPVEGRKLRHTYQRRRLTLRSCLMNDQKHTDTLGSVPSEETVTLSGPGESKQDRAGQQDSIQGKCVDTTQQESKQVKPVESSQQDPIQEKLVEVMEHQPFRTLRPVVSRRQRQQLAQTKQRLVDHESVQAQNATDTPNPTPNALEDAAADFRTAEAFSPLRRRVRAERSWRRGWSLLRPPSPGSVTVEEEAGGSAQQVQDLWHLFQESDDLQEDFLGFAD from the exons ATGAAGCCAAGAAGTGCTACAAGGTCTTCAAGGTCTAAGTCGCAAG ATTCTAAGCACGATAACAATGGTcaaaaaaagacacaagaaAAACGGCAGACAACGTCTTGTACCAAACCTCTAACTGGAAAGGTGTTCTACTTGGATTTACCGTCTAACAAACGAAGCGAAACACTCGAAAATGACATCCAAACGCTTGGAGGA ACTGTTGAGAAGTTCTTCAGCAAAGACATCAGGTATCTGGTCAGCAGCAAGCCCGAGGCCCGTTATGTGCAACGGCTGGTGCGGGAGTCTCCGGTCCCCAGCCCAGAGGCGACTCTCAGCTCCCCACACCCCAGCAGCAGCAAGGAGGGGCAGAGGAGCAGCTCCCTGGGGCCCACAGTTGCA GTGCGGGTCAGCCGAGGGAAGTCCTTGGTGGAGAAAGTGGTGAAGGAGCAG GGGCGCATTAAGATGAACAAGATGTTGTCCAATGCTCTGGATTGGGGAGTGAAAATCCTTCACCTTGAAG ACATGAGGGCATATATTGAGAAGAAGAAACCTGTCATTTCTGCACAGCAGAAGACAAACCCTCctgcaagcaaaaaaaat GTTAAACCAACATGTTACGGAAGGACCTCTCTTCAGAAACACaaag CTAGCAGGATCAGTAAACCTTTTGTGAAGGTGGAGGACTCAAGTAG GCGTTTCAGACCCCACTACCTCCACATGGCCCAGATGCCGGAGTGTAACTTAACTTCAACCCCGCCTGCCAGCCCTTTCCAAATACAAAAGAGAGACTCCACACCTGG GCCAGAGAAGCATGCCGGTAAAGGCAAACCCAGAGGGCGAGAGgctaaagagaagagaaagggaggataCTGTGAGTGCTGTGGAGTCAAATACGACAAACTCACAGCG CATCTGAAAGGAGAACAGCACCGGGCGTTCGTTGCTGGCAATCAGTACCAGAAGCTGGATGCCCTCATAGCACAGTTACCTTGGGTGTTTGCACAGGAGCCACCAACACAGAG GGTGAAGTGCAGTGTTGCCACCTCGCCCATCCGTGTACCAGTCgtgagagacagaacagaggaaGGCGGAGAAAGCAAAAAAGAAGCACACGCAAGACGAGAGCAACGGGGGCCGAGCTTGGGCGCATCACGCTTGTCCCTGCGAAAGCGAGGCCGGGAGCCCCTCTCTGGAACGAACAGAGACGCGTCAGGGGAGGTCTGTGGTCTTCCGGAATCTTCCAGGGTCAAACGGGGCACCTTCGAGTGGGAGTCCTGCCCCACGTTGTGGAGGGCTCTGGACGACGACTCCACTTTAAATTCGGACAAAGTTACTGACACTGCTGCCGTGGAAATGACCTCTGGGCCACAGCCGGTTGAGGGCAGGAAGCTGAGACACACCTATCAGAGGAGAAGACTTACTCTGCGTAGTTGTCTTATGAAtgaccaaaaacacacagacacacttggcTCTGTGCCTAGTGAGGAAACAGTGACTTTAAGTGGACCAGGTGAGTCAAAACAGGACAGAGCTGGACAACAGGACTCAATACAAGGCAAATGTGTAGACACCACACAGCAGGAGTCAAAACAGGTCAAACCTGTAGAAAGCTCACAGCAGGACCCAATACAGGAGAAACTTGTAGAAGTCATGGAGCATCAGCCATTTAGAACTCTCAGGCCTGTAGTCTCAAGACGGCAGCGACAGCAGCTAgctcaaacaaaacagaggcttgTGGACCACGAGTCTGTACAGGCTCAAAATGCCACAGACACCCCGAATCCCACGCCAAACGCACTTGAGGATGCAGCAGCGGACTTCAGAACAGCGGAAGCCTTCAGCCCCCTGCGGAGGCGAGTCAGGGCTGAacggagctggaggagaggctggTCCCTCCTCCGGCCTCCATCCCCTGGGTCAGTCAccgtggaggaggaggctgggggCTCGGCCCAGCAAGTGCAGGACTTGTGGCATCTCTTCCAGGAGAGCGATGACCTGCAGGAGGACTTCCTAGGTTTTGCTGATTAA